CTTAGTTGAATGATCAGTCATATAAGCAATGGATGCTAACAGCAGATCTATTACAAAATATTACAGCTCTATCACAAGCATTGTTTGTCAGAATCTCAGCTGCATCAATTAGTATGTGTTTACCTTAACACGTCGTATCAAATCCAATCCTCTCGTCTTAGAACAATACATCGACATAAAGACTGTGCCGCAACCTAACCTGGCTCGTGGTGAAGAATCTTCATGAATGAATTTTCCACATGCCAGTTCTATAGCCAACAGACATGAGCCCCATCTCCCACAACATATTTGGAATGCTAAACAAGTTGACCTTGGATCCGGGAATTTCGGACCAGTTTACAGAGATTTCAATCATGGGAATGCTGAAAAATTTGCACAAGTATACTAATTCAACATCGAAGCACCACCTGCATCAAGATTCAAGATTCATTTAATGGGGAACCCAATTGACTTGCACCCGAGAAAGAGCAATGTAGATGCAAGAAACAAACTTTTGAGAGAATAGATAAGAAACTTAGCCAGTTGAATCTTAAGGCTAAACTAGCATTCCAAATTTATGAAGTTCATCAAAGATGGTTTATTGACTCACCTTTTTAAGCGGATATTTGTGAATAGTTTCCGGGCAGCAGCTCTTGTGAACATCTTAAAACCACACTGAAACATAAAGAGAAGCAACGAGAAGAGAGTTaagaaaagtgaaaaaaaaggTATGATTTGGGTTGCAATGTACATACCATCGTTCACATATTACACAGAACAGCTAAGTTAATGTATGCATATACGAAAAAAATACTATAGAAATAGTCAAATAGAGCACAACTGTTATGAGAAAAAAGTTCATAACTAACAGTAAAAGAATTAATACAATGACTAAAGAAGATCTGACAACCAAATTTTATGTTCTGCAGTTAGGTGAATGAATGAAGATTAGCTTGCATCTCCCAAAAGCATACCGTGCACTCGTCTCCTCACCAGGTACCAAAAATACAGTGCAcacaagaaaaaaattataaccacAAGCAAGCCTCTAAGGAGATAACACGATGTGTAGGTGATGCCAGATAATGAGATAATAGAGTTCTCAAGTTTCCAGTACCTGTGTGTCTCTAATTCCAGGACCAGCAGCCAACAGAACTACCAAATGGAATCCCTTCATCAAGAAATTCCGGTACCATTTCCTCTGAAAAATTAGATAAATATGAACACAGATTAGACAACATATAAAACAAGACAAACTAAAAGTAACTCACATAAGTGATCATGCAAATTCACTCAACTGATGCTAGAGCCTTCTCCTCAAGATGAGCACGTGACCCAAAAGCAGCAATAGGGACATCTGAGATTCTTAAAGTCACATCACCACTAGATGTAGAGTCTCCATATTTTTGTTCATTGGCAGCAACTGCATGAATCTGACAAGGGAGTCATCAGATAAGATATACAactatgtatgattttttttagtttcaatttcaGGAAATTGTTGAAAATGAGTTGAACAAGGACAACATAAGGTTGTCAGTATTTCTTTGGAAACCATATGTATCGAGTAACTTAAGCCAAAGTTGGCTTAGCAGGATACTATGTGTTGTCAGGTAAAATTTGATAATGCGTCATTTCAGGTAGAGGTCATCAATGCAGTCTTTCAAGGTGTTAAAGATTAAGTGTTTCAAAAATGATGGTTATATGAATGACAATAAAGCACATTTGGATGGTAAAAAACATGACTAACCTGGTTTTCAAGTTTCTCAAGGTCACTCACTTTGGTGGCACCATCAGCATCAAGCATTAAAAGTAGTTCACCGCGTGAGTGAAGCATACCCTGTTTAGCCATGCTTCCCAAAGCAAAAAGATTAAGTGTTTTGTTTGGAGTAGAAGACCTAGGATacatatcatcaacattttTGCGGAACTAATTATTCAgaatgactcactttccttatGGCTTCTCCCTTTCCATGGTTCCGCCCAAGAAGAACTAGCCTGACATTTTCCACAGTGtatttcttcacaaagtcaaatgCTACTCTTTTTGTACCATCAGCACTTCCGTCATCAACAATAATCACCTATTCCAATATTGGATCATAACAAATATGCAGTTTTTTAATCAGCCACTCGAAATGCAACATCCTTTTGCATACAAACATAATGATGAGATTGAAAAGATAAAAGCAAAGGAAACCTAAACAATATTGCATTAATGTATCATCCAGAGGAAAAACGTTAATCATTAGAATGACCAATAATCGAcatcaaatttgaaaaattcaagTACCAAACTACAGGCTTCAGTATCTAATCTGTCTAGCATATCTCCCAGATTAACAATTATTTACAGATCAGCTAGGAATATCACATAACTTAGCCAATATCATATAAAAACTACAGACATACATCTATAAACAGTGTAAGTACCTCATATGTGAACGCTTTGTCTTTTGCCGCACGTTCTTCAAGATAACTACAGTTATTAATACAATTATAAGTAAACGTTGTAGGCAAATAACTTCTAAGAAAAGATCATAATGAGATTCTGAATGCCTATTCTGGGTGTTTATATGTATACATGATTCACTATCACAGGGCTACACAGGATTTAATACTAGCTAAGATGAAATTGTGATGTAAAACAAGCCCCATCCTCTTAAGATAACTCCTAGTCAAACCAATGGAGCATACTTTCTGAATAGATTGTAAATTTGTAAGCAATTTTCCTCTCAGAGATATGTTCTAAAGGCTATTATTCCCAACATAATCACATACAAGGTAAGGAGTTAGATCACGCGAGCTACTATAATGCAGAAGCACTTTCAAATGGACCAGATCATCATATGGTTCATAAAGAAGACTTACAAAAAagattcaaataaataaacatcCAGATCACCATGTAAATGCACAAAAATTCAGTAAAGTAAATGGTTGGATGTGATTACTTCAAGGTTTCATCGAGTGCCCCCGGAAGCCTGTGCTCTTCGTTGTACGCTGGAATTATCAAAGAGATGTACTTTTCAGCCAGATCGGAGATATGCGGAACCGAAACCTGGTTCATAATAGAGATTCAATCAACAAATGCACTCAGCTGCAGGAAGACATCAAGATAACTCCAAATTTTCACCAAGCTTCAAACCATCAAACTACAGATTCCAATAAAGAGTTTGTGCTACAGACTACCATCAGCTGTCTATTTAAACACAAGACAACAATACAAAAAACCTGAATAGTATCAATACTGAATCGCGACTCATACCGATTTCAACGAATTCGGATCCTCGAAAACTGGCGGTGCCTCAACGTGACacctaaaattgaaaaaaaggttaaaattgctaaaaaagaagaaattttgAGAGAAATACAAACCAATTGAGGGTCGGAATCCTACTTGTGACTGCGACTTCTACTGAAGGAGGCGAAAACGATGGACGCCAACAATCCAAACACAAAAACTGAGGCCACGATCGATAGGGATTCAAACAACGCCCAAAATAATCCCATTTCTCTCGGCAATCAGAAAAAAGACACCCTTAATGACCGATTGATTCTCCAAAATGGCACAATTTCCCCCCCAATAAATCAGGAATTCGAAAAAATCAAACTTGATTCTCCGAAATCCTAATCAGGAATTCAACTCGATAACAGTAATCAGCCGGCCCGTGTCAGTTTAGCTAAGTCGTAGAGCTGCCTGTGACTTTAATATTTGGATTGCCGTCGTTGATATTGAGAAAGTAAACTCTGCTGAAATGCTTGATCGTTACTTTGATGTTGCTTACTGTAgctcttttttcctttttccctaACAATATTTAGGGTCCGTTTGTCTAAAATGATTATAGGAGTATATGATGATTAAATATAAGATTCAATCTCCCAATATAATTTTGGATGGATATAATGAGTCATAGCAGTatctcaaattaaaataatcttaacAACTTAATTATAAATGGATATCATATGATAATATGATAATGAGTTGTAATAATTAAATGACAATTTCGATAACTATTTTATCAGTTCTATAAAATAGTGCATGTTAAAATGTGTTTTAAGTTTGATAATGTGCTTTATGATTGAAGAAATAGcttcaaattatattttgaattgttgaaATTAATCtatgaataattaattttgCATCAATTGTTGCAACTATTTAATACTCCACATTTTTTTTCGTTCCACACTAAATCGCCAAGATGCATTTTaacaatattaaatatttatggCATGTGATTGATAATTCATTGTTGAAAATATTttgatgttttaatttttataatataatattggTAAGGCGAAAATAGTTTGGAATTTTATATGATATTTAAAGGAAAATTTAGATGCAAGTATGTAACCTTTTTAACTTCATTACATAGTATGCACCTCATTTCCATAATCATTAACCTCCAAACTATTGGTAGAAGAGGAAGCATGTTACTATCAATTAAGTTGTGCTTCATCGTCTTACACACTTAGGAAAGATACACTAGTCCGAAGAAAGACTCCCGCATAATAATTTGTAGGCATCGACGCAATGCTTGAATTTCTCTTCAGCAACTGCCTGTAAATTCAAGAATCAAAACTAATCCATTCAATCCTACAATCTTAGCAAGGTGAACTATTTTTCTTCACCCTCACATCAAAGTCATCAACGTATCGAGGCAATGGAAACACGTCGTTCTTAATAAACAAACTCGACATCAAGATGTATCATGTAGGCAAAACTAACAGTAGAGAGTGGCGAATGGAAAGgggaaaagaaaaataactcaCTCGTGAAGAAGCTTGATGCCTATCGAGATGCCACTTCAGAGCAGACGAGCGAAAGCTGCATAAAAAAAGCAAAGGTCATAAATTCTAGCTTTCGAAGTTACACACACATGATACTACATGATAAAAGTGTTGGAAGTGCTTACGCAGCCTTGACATCTTCGATTTTCAAAGGACCGGTTGCTGGCAAACCAAGGCTTCTGCGATCAGCGTATGTTCCTATACTGAAAGAACGAGATTCTGTCCCACTTTCAGCATCCTGTTCGTTGAATCTACTGTGACTCCAGTAAAAATTCTCTGCTCCGTGTGTCTGAAGTTTCAACTGGAGTCTTTTCCAAATGAAGCGAAAAATGTTTTTGCAGGGTCGTCATCATAGCCATCAAATGGATTTTCTCTCCGATGGTTCCCTAAATATAGTAAACATGTCATTTGAATtctgtggggaaataattagaCAAGTTAACGATAAAACTTCGTAGCACAATCAGATAAAAATCCCAAGAACACGTGGCAGAGAAACATTTATTCAACCAAGTGGAACCGTATACTCTTATAACTGTAAATTGTCAGAAAAACTatgaagtttggtcaaatttcgGTCTGTCCTGCAACTTTAAAAATCAGTCAGATAAACCATTAAGtttggatttaaaaaaaaaaaaaaccattaagTTTGGATTTGTTTGCAATCATCCCACGGCAAAAATATCCATCCGCATACGTGTAATATATTGTTGATGTTTTTCAACAAACAACGCTGTTTTCCGTATGAATAGACTACTTTGTTTAACTTATCAGAGGTGAAACTTACGTTTCGACTTCTTGTGGGAAGCTCTCTTGGAATGATGAACAGGCTTTATTCGAGACTTCTTGTTCAACTGATCTGCATAGCCTGTTCCTATCTTTGAACATGAGAGAATGACAAGAACAGAGCAGCATTAACCAGTAATCCAATGAGTGGGAAGAAAAACACAATGAATAAATTGCAATATCAGCAAAGAGGTAAGAATCACGTTAAAACCATTGTAATCGCATATGATGGTGTACAACATAAACAATAcacatataaaataaatagtCATGTAGATCTCCACATGCTAAAACGTTTATTTAGCATTCATACACATATAGCACCATATCATATAGTTTTATACGAGGCCAGGCACGTATGAGTACATGTCACTGATAAATTACATACCTCATTTCTTGATGTTGAGTAATTCCCATTGCAGAGGATGTCTTTGAGAGCTTTCTCCGTGTCAGCCCGCTTCCGCCGTACTGTATATTTTATATAAGCCTGAAAGGAAAGTGCATAAATTCAATCTTAAGAAATCTGCGTGAAAGAACATTCCTTCCCTGGCATCAACGAGATGAACTCAAGGAATTATGTAACTCGTTAGATATGAGGGGAAGGCTTGACAAAGACAAACATTGTATGAGTAGATGTTCCACAGTCCTCCAGAGATGAACTTGTAATATCCGAGATTTTGTGGTTTTTGGTTCTTTAAAATTAATGAATGTCTTGTGTGTTGTGCTtaatatatggtgtggaaatATTAATTGCTTTACACTATTGTTGCGGATGGGGTGTTTTTACCTAGCATTAAAAGTGATTAACTAATTAAGctagaattaaaatcctaaataacaaattaaattccTCCCTCCCTAATTCTCTCggcttttcaaaaaaaaacccctccccctctccccactaatttctcaacctcccccactccctcttaaccgattcTTTTCCCCTTTTCCAATCTCTTTCCCTCTTCGGTCTCTCTCATTCTCTCGCTCGCTCTCTCTCTCGCAAAGTTACTCTCTCTTTGGTAAGTCTCccttcttctccctctcggtttttacctTCCCTCTTACTCCCTCTCATTGATTCCTGATTTCATTAAGGTAGCAAACTCTCGCGTACCGTTTTGAAATCGGAGTAGGGAAGCTTTGACCTACGTTTCGAACTATTCGGAGAaaggtaacccctaacccttgttaattttcgaaacctcatgcatataggacgttttggagGGTTTAGGTGCTGGATAGGTTGTGGGATGATGTGTCTGTGTGAAGCATGTCTTTGTtgataactgacagtgggttccgacccctttttaactaagcaaacgatctccgttgggtacgaattttgaactgtgtaaaggttaatgtgtcctttgtgtggtgtgtaaatttcagcttcattggatgtcgtatgattttattatgatttttgcaagtaaactgcgcagtttcgcgagttgtatgtttttgggagatgttttcatgtgcaagtgGCGTGTTTCTGAGTGAtaggtttttgtgatgaatgtgggtgtgtttggccaagagatggctcggaggaatcagtgtttggttcgagagttttcgtgtgtgttggccgagagttgttgggttcagcctagggcagatttgtggagagtctggaagggatgatcccaggtgtttgggtgtgttttgggatgtagaatgcgtggtgtgtttgtcgtatagggtttgagaatcgggggtcagaggaaaaggggtgtaaattaggcgccgagcagacggccgaggtggtcggccgaggtgccgagccggacggccgagacggtcggtcgaggtgccgagccggacggccgagacggtcggccgaggtgccgaacaggcggccgagacggtcggccgaggtgccaagccggacggccgagatggtcggccgaggtgccgagctgtgccgagacaggtgccgagctgagccgagacaggtgccgagctgtgccgagacaggtgccgagctgtgccgagacaggtgccgagctgtgccgagacaggtgccgagctgtgccgagacaggcggccgaggtgccgagccaggcggccgagacggtcggccgaggtgccgagccaggcggccgaggtgccgagccaggcggccgagacggtcggccgaggtgccgagccaggcggccgagacggtcggccgaggtgccgagccaggcggccgagacaccgagccaggccgagacgccgatcctttttccgaacctttccgagccaagtgagccgttgcacagtaagggtatgccaggacttggagtgctgtgttcgtgtgtcgtgtgcgcgttttgggtacgtcgtttgcgtgcggggtgtgtttcgaacgtgtgactttgtgtgtttgttttgtaatatgttgttaagtgtatgtacgtgtaacgtgctagatgttgaagtcgtccacgtaggaatcatgcattgtcgtttaaagtctcgtctcttctgactctaatcatgatattatttatctttcaaaagggtgatctttttcgaggaaagtgtggttgaagggaactgttttaaaagctaagcaatcgaggtgggcttttctaccctacttttatgtgggttatctttaaatacggactttgttccggaaatgtttatggaggtgaactgtttgtcttgccaattatttcgttttgaaacctatctgaagtggtttaccacatatgtttaatcgaattcgggtctgttgggctgcgaaccctcaggctagtgtacacgagactgggtgccatctgagagcaagttggccggtctagatgacctggggtgtggccacgccccttgtcatggtttggatcagatagtgtatgattgagggaataagggtggcaatatcggaaaaatgactgcgcagtcgaatttatgaaatg
This genomic interval from Salvia splendens isolate huo1 chromosome 13, SspV2, whole genome shotgun sequence contains the following:
- the LOC121762667 gene encoding dolichyl-phosphate beta-glucosyltransferase-like: MGLFWALFESLSIVASVFVFGLLASIVFASFSRSRSHKCHVEAPPVFEDPNSLKSVSVPHISDLAEKYISLIIPAYNEEHRLPGALDETLNYLEERAAKDKAFTYEVIIVDDGSADGTKRVAFDFVKKYTVENVRLVLLGRNHGKGEAIRKGMLHSRGELLLMLDADGATKVSDLEKLENQIHAVAANEQKYGDSTSSGDVTLRISDVPIAAFGSRAHLEEKALASRKWYRNFLMKGFHLVVLLAAGPGIRDTQCGFKMFTRAAARKLFTNIRLKRWCFDVELVYLCKFFSIPMIEISVNWSEIPGSKVNLFSIPNMLWEMGLMSVGYRTGMWKIHS